The DNA region ACCGGCAGATAAAATGAAATTTTCTAATATATTGTATAAAGAAAGAAGAAATTTAAAAAATTCTTCTACAGTAATTTTAATTTTGACAATATTAAATGATGATATAAAAAAAGTTATCAATCAATATAAAAAAAGATATAATCTTAGTCTGATAATCATAGGAGATAGAGATTATAATTTAAAAGGATTGAAAGGAGTAAAAATCTATCGAATAAAGGGAAAGGAGGACTGGGATGCAATCAAAGAATTGGAACTGGCTTAATTATTTAGCAGGAGCTTTTGTTTTTTCGATTGGTGTTTTTTATTTATTGAAGCCCTGGTTTAATTATTTTTATAAAATGCGCCATAATTATTTGAGTTTAGCTCAACAATCATATTTTTTTATAATTATAATTCTGGCTGTGGTTTTAGCTAAAAAGTTATCTGAAATAAAAAAAGGCAGCATTAGAATTCTATTAACCGGTCTTTTTTTTCTGGCCAATCTTTTTTTGATTTATAATCTAAATTGGAATTTAGGTTATTTTTCTTTATATCTAATGATAGCTTTAATTAGTGCTTATAGATTTGAAATGTATTTTGGAGGATCAAATTTTAATAGAGATTTTTCCTTAGGTATTTTGTTTTTAATTTTTACCCTTATTTCAAACAATCGTTTTCAGCTGGGTATTAATTTTTTTGCTGTGATTATAATTTTTTTAAGTGGTATAGCTTTAAGTGTTTTCTTTAATTTTGAAAATTCCAATCATAAAAATAAATTTAAAGTAATTTTTGCGAGTATATTTTTAGCAGGAGGGATATTAATTCTGACTGCAACACTGGTACCCGGTACTACAGAATTAGTTTCTAATTTTTCTGGTCAACTTTTAGCAGCTTATTATAAACTTATAGATATATTTTTAATTATTATTTATCCTCTTATCTGGCTTTTAGGTCCAATAGTAAAATTCATAAATTTTCTTTTATCCAAACTTCCAACTCACGAAGTAGAACGTCAAACTACTGAGACAATGGCAGATCCAGAACTAGAAAGACTGTTAGAACAAGCCAGTCAAAGAGAAATAAATACAGGAACTAATTTCTGGTGGCTTTATATTATTTTAGGTATTTTACTTATATATCTAAGTTTTAAGCTATGGAAATTAAAACAAAGTTCTAATACAGAAGGGTTTAGTGAAAAGAGAGAATCAATTTTTGATAAAGAAACTTTTAAAAAAGATGTAAAAAATTTTTTTAGTAATGTTAAAGACAAATTTATAAAAAAGAAAAAATATAATATTTATGATGGAAGTAGTATAGAAATTAAAATAAGAGAAATATATTATTATTATTTAAAATATTTTAATGAATATAAAAAATATCATCTCTCAGAAACGCCAAATAAATATCTTGATTTACTATTAAATAGTGGTTATTTAAATAATAATAAAAGTAAAGGGAAAAAACTTACTGAAATATATAATAAGGTACGTTATAGAGAATCGGCAACTGAAAAAGATTTAAAAGAAGCCCAAAAAAGCTGGGAAGAAATAAGTGAAAAATAAATTATTATGAACTTTTCTTTTCTTCCCTTTTAAATAATTGATCTTTATATTGAAGTTGATATAAATCATAATAGATTCCATTTTTATCAAGTAATTCCTGATGGTCTCCTACTTCTCTAATTTCTCCTTTATGCATTACTACTATTTTATCTGCATCTTGGATGGTAGATAGGCGGTGGGCAATAACTATAGTTGTTCTATCTCTAGTTAATTTTTCTAAAGCATCCTGAATTAAAACCTCAGTTTCAGTGTCAATGTTAGAAGTTGCTTCATCAAGAACTAAAATATCAGGGTCAAAAGCTAAGGCTCTGGCAAATGCGAGTAATTGTCTTTGACCTGCGGATAAAGTTGCTCCTCTTTCTTTTACTTTATGTTCATATTTTTTTGGCAATTTACTTATAAATTTATGAGCATTAACATATTTAGCCGCCTCAATTATTTTTTTGTCAGGAATCCAATCGGCATTTAATCTAATATTTGATTTCATGTCACCAGTAAATAGAAAAACGTCCTGTAAAACAACACCTATTTTTTCTCTTAATTCTTTTTTATTTATATTTTTTATATTAATATCATCAATGAGTATTTTACCTTTTTGAATATCATAAAATCTACTAATAAGTTTTATAACAGATGATTTTCCTGCTCCTGTAGCTCCTACTAAAGCTACGGTTTCTCCTGGATTGATTTTTAAATTAATATTTTTCAATACCCATTCATCTTCCTCATAAGCAAAACTTACATCCTTAAACTCAACTTTACCTTCAATTTTTTCTGGTAGTTGAACAGGATTATCAGGATTTTTAATTTCTACTTCAGTATCCAGGATTTCAAAAATTCTTTCAGAGGCTGCCATAGCAGATTGAAGTATATTGTATTTTTCAGATAAATCATTTATTGGCTGAAAAAACTTTTTGATATAATCAATAAAAGCATATAAAACTCCAAATTGAATTATACCTTCTAAAACTTGATTACCACCATTCCAAATAATAATTGCTAAGGTTAGAGAGTAGAGAAAACCCATGGTTGGTCTAAAGACGGCAAAAATTTTAATTTGTTTCATTGCAGCCTTATAATATTCATTATTAATATTTACAAATTCACTTAATTTTCTTTTTTCCTGATTAAAAATTTGTATAATTTTCATTCCAGAAATATTTTCTGATAAATTAGAATTTATTTTTGCAAGTTTAGTTCTAACTTCACGATATGCTTCTCTTACATATTTTCGAAAAATAAAGGCTGCTAAAAAGACTAAAGGCATCATAGCAAGAGTTATAATTGATAATTTCAAGTTTAAACTAAACATTATGGCAATAATGCCTATTAATAAAAAGAAGTCCTTAAAGACAGTTACTAAAACATTAATATACATGTCTTTTATTCTCTCTGTATCATTTGTAACTCTTGTTACTAATCTACCTACTGGATTTTTATCAAAATAAGCTAAAGACATTTTTTGCAGGTGAGAAAATACATCCTGTCTAAGGTTATAAATTATTCTCTGACTGGTTTTTCTTAATAAATAAGTTTGGATATAGTTAATTACTAACCCGGTTAAAATAAGCCCAAGAAAAAGAAATGAAAGTTTAATCAAAGCACTTATATCCTGTTCTCTAAAATCTACTAATTCTTGAGAATTTAATTT from Halanaerobiales bacterium includes:
- a CDS encoding ABC transporter ATP-binding protein, which produces MREDFREEKKIENAYDSELMKRLLGYSKQYWKILLLCIFLLLIVTGVQLARPYIIKIAIDDHINALDTPMVAFDIGESPIEDRGTIFRNKVYIRENRLGGDYESQPRYQIINHDVEHYLIKGTIDKGVTYEVEEKENTATITTENDAVFTGPKLNSQELVDFREQDISALIKLSFLFLGLILTGLVINYIQTYLLRKTSQRIIYNLRQDVFSHLQKMSLAYFDKNPVGRLVTRVTNDTERIKDMYINVLVTVFKDFFLLIGIIAIMFSLNLKLSIITLAMMPLVFLAAFIFRKYVREAYREVRTKLAKINSNLSENISGMKIIQIFNQEKRKLSEFVNINNEYYKAAMKQIKIFAVFRPTMGFLYSLTLAIIIWNGGNQVLEGIIQFGVLYAFIDYIKKFFQPINDLSEKYNILQSAMAASERIFEILDTEVEIKNPDNPVQLPEKIEGKVEFKDVSFAYEEDEWVLKNINLKINPGETVALVGATGAGKSSVIKLISRFYDIQKGKILIDDINIKNINKKELREKIGVVLQDVFLFTGDMKSNIRLNADWIPDKKIIEAAKYVNAHKFISKLPKKYEHKVKERGATLSAGQRQLLAFARALAFDPDILVLDEATSNIDTETEVLIQDALEKLTRDRTTIVIAHRLSTIQDADKIVVMHKGEIREVGDHQELLDKNGIYYDLYQLQYKDQLFKREEKKSS